The following proteins come from a genomic window of Malus sylvestris chromosome 4, drMalSylv7.2, whole genome shotgun sequence:
- the LOC126618435 gene encoding uncharacterized protein LOC126618435 isoform X1 codes for MVKEALYGPAAATIHAPKINLAATPVPQFNSAAAAPDFQGGAVTLTSSRNLGFRGPQLPPQYNSAGAARATQGGAVTPTSCQNLGSGDHKYNLSLILLQQLSGLGRDALFQQCYQAMLCLMYPIFFNLQLITLMLAMWPGDLHLQPMPIAPSHAEEKQQANQQKPKVPELEKHLVNQLSTEEVNSLNSKLKEATEANKKVLGNFVFHFFVYASCFFFLFFL; via the exons ATGGTGAAGGAAGCATTATATGGCCCGGCTGCAGCTACAATACATGCACCCAAGATAAATCTTGCTGCGACTCCTGTGCCTCAGTTCAATTCTGCTGCAGCAGCACCTGACTTTCAAGGTGGTGCTGTCACTCTGACATCCTCACGAAATCTTGGGTTCAGGGGACCGCAATTACCACCTCAGTATAATTCTGCTGGAGCAGCACGTGCCACTCAGGGTGGTGCTGTCACTCCGACGTCCTGCCAAAACTTGGGTTCAGGGGACCACAAATACAATCTCAGTTTAATTCTGCTCCAACAGCTGAGTGGTTTAGGGAGGGACGCCCTTTTCCAGCAGTGCTACCAAGCAATGTTATGTTTGATGTATCCAATATTTTTCAACTTGCAACTAATTACTCTAATGCTGGCAATGTGGCCCGGAGACCTGCATCTG CAACCGATGCCAATTGCTCCTTCTCATGCTGAAGAAAAGCAGCAGGCCAATCAGCAGAAACCCAAAGTACCAGAATTGGAGAAACATCTTGTAAATCAACTGAGTACAGAGGAGGTTAACTCACTGAACTCAAAGTTAAAAGAAGCAACCGAAGCTAATAAAAAGGTACTTGGAAATTTTGTATTTCATTTCTTTGTGTATGCATcttgctttttctttctttttttcctttag